From the Deinococcus radiophilus genome, one window contains:
- a CDS encoding Uma2 family endonuclease, translating to MWWDAVAARNDDYTETEPCFIAEVLSESTRMADQNSKAERHRELPSLQAYFLVRRGVSVWRRGGESWSFEVVGETFELSCPSVTPTLADLHVGINFRGVLLGPIQLG from the coding sequence TTGTGGTGGGACGCGGTGGCGGCGAGGAACGACGACTACACCGAAACTGAGCCGTGCTTCATCGCCGAGGTATTGAGCGAAAGCACCCGCATGGCGGACCAGAACTCCAAAGCTGAGCGTCACCGAGAATTGCCCAGCTTGCAGGCCTATTTTCTGGTCCGCCGGGGGGTATCTGTCTGGCGCAGAGGAGGCGAAAGCTGGAGCTTTGAAGTGGTAGGGGAGACATTTGAATTGTCCTGCCCGTCCGTAACTCCTACCCTTGCCGACCTGCATGTCGGCATCAACTTCCGAGGCGTCCTTCTTGGCCCTATTCAGTTAGGATAG
- the hspR gene encoding heat shock protein transcriptional repressor HspR, fused homodimer type: protein MPADTRTKPVYVISVAAELVDMHPQTLRLYERKGLIKPGRSGGKTRLYSERDIEHLREIRRLTQELGVNLAGVEEVMRLQHELDDLQGEFEAEIERIEDEIRSQQQSKALPAPDDPKDRPVYVISIAAELVDMHPQTLRLYERKELIRPGRSSGKTRLYSERDIDHLREIRRLTQELGVNLAGVEEIMRLRQELDGARSRMEGNVRRIQQDITDRMTSWRELPAPEDE from the coding sequence ATGCCCGCCGATACCCGCACCAAACCCGTTTACGTCATCTCGGTGGCGGCGGAACTGGTGGACATGCACCCACAGACCCTGCGCCTTTACGAACGCAAGGGTTTGATCAAGCCGGGCCGCAGCGGCGGCAAAACCCGGCTGTACTCTGAGCGCGACATTGAGCACCTGCGCGAAATCCGGCGGCTGACCCAGGAATTGGGTGTCAACCTGGCCGGCGTAGAAGAAGTGATGCGCCTGCAGCATGAGCTGGACGACCTGCAGGGCGAATTTGAGGCCGAGATTGAGCGAATCGAGGACGAGATTCGCTCGCAGCAGCAGAGCAAGGCCCTCCCCGCTCCCGACGATCCCAAGGACCGCCCAGTCTATGTGATCTCTATTGCCGCCGAACTGGTGGACATGCACCCACAGACCCTGCGGCTGTATGAACGCAAGGAACTGATTCGCCCGGGCCGCAGCAGTGGCAAAACCCGGCTGTACTCTGAGCGCGACATTGACCACCTGCGCGAAATCCGGCGGTTGACCCAGGAATTGGGTGTCAACCTGGCTGGCGTGGAAGAAATCATGCGGCTGCGCCAAGAATTGGACGGCGCACGCTCACGCATGGAAGGCAACGTGCGCCGTATCCAGCAGGACATCACCGACCGGATGACCTCGTGGCGTGAATTGCCCGCGCCGGAAGATGAGTGA
- the rsmA gene encoding 16S rRNA (adenine(1518)-N(6)/adenine(1519)-N(6))-dimethyltransferase RsmA, which produces MTDELKDAALPLYSPARVKDLLARHGLRPTKSLGQNFLIDGNILRAIAEAGGAGPGVSVLEVGPGLGVLTREMAERGAHVTTLEKDQNLRPVLEETLDGLDVNIVWGDALEFDYASVPPGTRVIANLPYYITGPLLSRFMRAPNIVSASVLVQKEVAQRLASQPGDDNYGFLTALAHLYGTVKPVRDVPKGSFIPAPAVTSSVVRLDFDRDRPQPSEAYIRLIDDALHHRRKTLRNNLKMAGHPVERVEEAILAAGLRPDVRAEAVPLAQMRQVADALGVD; this is translated from the coding sequence ATGACCGATGAGCTAAAAGACGCTGCATTGCCGCTGTACTCGCCCGCCCGTGTGAAGGATCTGCTGGCCCGGCATGGCCTGCGGCCTACCAAGAGCCTGGGGCAGAACTTTTTGATTGACGGCAATATCCTGCGGGCCATTGCCGAAGCAGGTGGCGCAGGGCCTGGAGTAAGCGTGCTGGAAGTTGGTCCCGGTCTGGGCGTCCTCACCCGTGAGATGGCCGAGCGAGGCGCCCACGTCACTACCCTGGAAAAAGACCAGAACCTGCGCCCGGTGCTGGAAGAAACGCTGGACGGGCTGGATGTGAACATCGTCTGGGGGGACGCGCTGGAGTTTGACTACGCCTCGGTGCCGCCGGGGACGCGGGTCATCGCCAACCTGCCCTATTACATTACCGGGCCGCTGCTGTCCCGCTTTATGCGCGCCCCCAACATCGTTTCGGCCAGCGTGCTGGTGCAGAAGGAAGTGGCCCAGCGGTTAGCCTCGCAGCCAGGAGACGACAACTATGGTTTTCTGACCGCGCTGGCCCACCTGTATGGCACGGTCAAGCCGGTGCGCGATGTGCCCAAAGGCTCGTTTATCCCTGCGCCCGCCGTGACCAGTTCGGTGGTGCGTCTGGATTTTGACCGTGACCGTCCCCAGCCCAGCGAAGCCTACATCCGCCTGATTGACGATGCCCTGCACCACCGCCGTAAGACGCTGCGGAACAACCTCAAGATGGCCGGGCATCCCGTAGAGCGAGTAGAGGAAGCGATTTTGGCGGCTGGACTGCGCCCGGATGTCCGCGCCGAGGCCGTCCCACTGGCGCAGATGCGGCAAGTGGCCGACGCGCTGGGCGTAGACTGA
- the acnA gene encoding aconitate hydratase AcnA, which translates to MADTAKNLFDARRELGEHAGQKLYYYSLDKLKELGHNVDALPFSIKVLLESVLREANDYDVRREDVETVAGWSPKNEELEIPFKPARVILQDFTGVPAVVDLASMREAMKAVGGDPEKINPLIPVDLVIDHSVQVDVFGTEWALQSNMDIEFERNRERYEFLRWGQQAFDNFGVVPPASGIVHQVNLEYLAKGVQSRPEDDGVVVYPDSLVGTDSHTTMINGLGIVGWGVGGIEAEAVMLGQPIYMLMPEVVGFKITGEMPEGATATDLALRVTQMLREKGVVGKFVEFYGAGLSNMTLPDRATIANMAPEYGATMGFFPVDDEALRYLRRTGRLEDEVELVEQYCKVQGLFRTDATPDPVFTDTIELDLGTIVPSLAGPKRPQDRVDLSALHTEFAQALTAPVSKRGFELSEDQLENKGTITGTDLQIGHGAVTLASITSCTNTSNPSVLIAAGLVAKKAVERGLKVKPWVKTSLAPGSRVVTEYLEQAGLQNYLDQIGFNTVGYGCMTCIGNSGPLPEPVVDAITGGDLVAASVLSGNRNFEGRINPHIKANYLASPPLVVAYALAGTVVNDIVNDPIGQDADGNDVFLKDVWPSNAEIQQIYDTAINADMFKKIYDGIEQSNEQWNAIPVSEGALYDWNPESTYIQNPPFFEDIAGGLRDIASIEGARALVMVGDSVTTDHISPAGSFKADTPAGQFLIQSGVEPKDFNSYGSRRGNDRVMTRGTFANIRLKNQLAPGTEGGYTTDFTTGQVSSIYDAAQNYKAAGTPLVVIAGKDYGMGSSRDWAAKGTFLLGVKAVIAESYERIHRSNLVGMGVLPLQFVGGENAENLNIAGDETFTIELPADLKPRQNVTVKLTDKDGNTRRITAQCRIDTPVEIDYYKNGGILQTVLRSILARSKDEVKA; encoded by the coding sequence ATGGCCGATACTGCGAAGAATCTGTTTGATGCCCGCCGCGAACTGGGCGAACACGCTGGACAGAAGCTGTACTACTACAGCCTGGACAAACTCAAAGAACTGGGCCATAACGTGGACGCATTGCCTTTCAGCATCAAGGTGCTGCTTGAGAGTGTGCTGCGCGAAGCCAACGACTACGATGTACGCCGCGAAGACGTGGAAACGGTGGCCGGCTGGTCGCCCAAGAATGAAGAACTGGAAATCCCCTTCAAGCCCGCCCGCGTGATCCTGCAGGACTTCACGGGTGTGCCTGCGGTGGTGGACCTGGCCTCCATGCGTGAAGCCATGAAAGCCGTGGGCGGCGATCCTGAAAAGATCAACCCACTGATTCCGGTGGACCTGGTCATCGACCACTCGGTGCAGGTGGACGTGTTCGGTACCGAATGGGCGCTGCAAAGCAACATGGACATCGAGTTCGAGCGCAACCGCGAGCGCTACGAGTTCCTGCGCTGGGGCCAGCAGGCCTTCGACAACTTCGGCGTGGTGCCGCCCGCGTCGGGCATCGTGCACCAGGTCAACTTGGAGTACCTCGCCAAAGGCGTGCAGAGCCGCCCCGAAGACGACGGCGTGGTCGTGTACCCCGACTCGCTGGTGGGCACCGACTCGCACACCACCATGATCAACGGCCTGGGCATCGTGGGCTGGGGCGTGGGCGGTATCGAGGCCGAAGCCGTGATGCTGGGCCAGCCCATCTACATGCTGATGCCCGAAGTGGTGGGCTTCAAGATCACGGGTGAGATGCCTGAAGGTGCCACCGCCACCGACCTGGCGCTGCGCGTGACCCAGATGCTGCGCGAAAAAGGCGTAGTCGGCAAGTTCGTGGAGTTCTACGGCGCCGGCCTGAGCAACATGACCCTGCCTGACCGCGCCACCATCGCCAACATGGCCCCCGAGTACGGCGCGACCATGGGCTTTTTCCCGGTGGATGACGAAGCGCTGCGTTACCTGCGCCGCACCGGCCGCCTGGAGGACGAGGTGGAGCTGGTGGAGCAGTACTGCAAGGTCCAGGGCCTCTTCCGCACCGACGCGACGCCCGATCCTGTCTTTACCGACACCATCGAACTGGACCTCGGCACCATCGTACCCAGCCTGGCCGGGCCCAAGCGCCCTCAGGACCGCGTGGACCTGAGCGCCCTGCACACCGAGTTCGCCCAGGCACTGACCGCTCCTGTGAGCAAGCGCGGCTTCGAGCTGAGCGAGGACCAGCTGGAGAACAAGGGCACCATCACCGGCACCGACCTGCAAATCGGTCACGGCGCGGTGACGCTGGCCTCCATCACCTCCTGCACCAACACCTCCAACCCCAGCGTGCTGATCGCCGCTGGCCTGGTCGCCAAGAAAGCTGTGGAGCGTGGCCTGAAAGTCAAGCCCTGGGTCAAGACCTCGCTGGCTCCCGGCTCGCGCGTGGTGACCGAGTACCTGGAGCAAGCCGGTTTGCAGAACTACCTGGACCAGATCGGCTTCAATACCGTGGGCTACGGCTGCATGACCTGTATCGGCAACTCCGGCCCCCTGCCCGAGCCGGTGGTGGACGCCATCACGGGGGGTGACCTGGTCGCGGCCAGCGTGCTGTCGGGCAACCGCAACTTCGAGGGACGCATTAATCCCCACATCAAGGCCAACTACCTGGCCAGCCCGCCCCTGGTCGTGGCCTACGCGCTGGCCGGCACGGTCGTGAACGACATCGTTAATGACCCGATTGGCCAAGACGCAGACGGGAACGACGTATTCCTGAAGGATGTCTGGCCCAGCAATGCCGAAATCCAGCAGATCTATGACACCGCTATCAACGCGGACATGTTCAAGAAGATCTACGACGGTATCGAGCAGAGCAATGAACAGTGGAATGCCATTCCCGTATCGGAAGGCGCGCTGTACGACTGGAACCCGGAGAGTACCTATATCCAGAACCCGCCTTTCTTCGAGGACATCGCGGGCGGCCTGCGCGACATCGCCAGCATTGAGGGAGCACGCGCTCTGGTCATGGTGGGCGACTCGGTGACCACCGACCACATCAGCCCCGCCGGCAGCTTCAAGGCGGATACCCCCGCTGGTCAGTTCCTGATTCAGAGTGGTGTGGAGCCCAAGGACTTCAACTCCTACGGCAGCCGCCGTGGCAATGACCGCGTGATGACCCGTGGCACCTTCGCCAACATCCGCCTCAAGAACCAGTTGGCCCCCGGCACCGAAGGCGGTTACACCACCGACTTCACCACCGGCCAGGTCAGCAGCATCTACGACGCTGCCCAGAACTACAAGGCCGCTGGCACCCCCCTGGTCGTCATTGCTGGTAAGGACTACGGCATGGGCTCCAGCCGTGACTGGGCCGCCAAGGGCACCTTCCTGCTGGGTGTCAAGGCCGTGATTGCCGAGAGCTACGAGCGCATCCACCGCTCCAACCTGGTGGGCATGGGCGTGCTGCCACTGCAGTTTGTGGGTGGTGAAAACGCCGAAAACCTGAACATTGCGGGCGACGAGACCTTCACCATTGAACTGCCCGCCGACCTGAAGCCGCGTCAGAACGTGACGGTCAAGCTGACGGATAAGGACGGCAACACTCGCCGCATCACCGCGCAGTGCCGCATCGACACTCCGGTGGAAATCGACTACTACAAGAACGGTGGCATCCTGCAAACCGTGCTGCGCTCCATCCTCGCCCGTAGCAAGGACGAAGTGAAGGCGTAA
- the rocD gene encoding ornithine--oxo-acid transaminase, with product MNQQDYIALEDQYGAHNYHPLPVVLSRGQGAKVWDTDGKEYFDFLSAYSAVNQGHCHPKIIAAMTEQAQTLTLTSRAFYNDRLGPYEKFVCEYFGFDKMLPMNTGAEAVETALKLARKWAYEVRGIPENSAQIIVCENNFHGRTTTIVSFSNDENARRNFGPFTDGFVRIPYDDLDALRSALEANKGNVAGFLVEPIQGEAGVYVPSDGYLAGAKALCEEYGTLFIADEVQTGISRTGRRLAVDHEDIKPDILILGKALSGGVYPVSAVLADDAVMNVIKPGQHGSTFGGNPVAAAVAVAALKVAEEEGLAERAEALGQQFRARLDEYVQSSHIAKLVRGKGLLNAVVINDHEDSDTAWNICLKMAERGLLAKPTHGNIIRFAPPLVISEQDLMRGVDIIIQTLKDFEGQGDSNDVPMQEINHPEHVEQI from the coding sequence ATGAACCAACAAGATTACATCGCCCTGGAAGACCAGTACGGTGCCCACAACTATCATCCCCTGCCCGTTGTCCTGAGCCGCGGCCAGGGAGCCAAGGTCTGGGATACGGACGGCAAAGAGTATTTCGACTTTTTGTCAGCCTATTCCGCCGTAAACCAGGGGCACTGCCACCCCAAGATCATTGCGGCCATGACCGAGCAGGCGCAGACGTTGACGTTGACCAGCCGCGCCTTTTACAACGATCGGTTGGGTCCCTACGAGAAGTTCGTGTGCGAGTATTTCGGCTTCGACAAGATGCTGCCCATGAACACTGGGGCCGAAGCAGTAGAAACGGCCTTGAAACTGGCCCGTAAATGGGCCTACGAGGTGCGCGGCATTCCTGAGAACAGTGCCCAGATTATTGTCTGCGAGAACAACTTCCACGGACGCACCACCACTATCGTTTCTTTCTCGAACGATGAGAATGCCCGCCGGAACTTCGGCCCCTTCACGGACGGCTTCGTGCGGATTCCCTACGACGATCTGGACGCGCTGCGCTCGGCACTGGAAGCCAATAAGGGAAATGTGGCTGGGTTCCTGGTGGAGCCAATCCAGGGTGAGGCGGGCGTATACGTGCCCAGCGATGGCTACCTGGCCGGAGCCAAAGCGCTGTGCGAGGAGTACGGCACGCTGTTTATCGCGGACGAGGTGCAGACTGGTATCAGCCGCACGGGCCGCCGCCTGGCCGTAGATCACGAAGATATCAAGCCCGACATCCTGATTCTGGGCAAGGCGCTGTCCGGCGGGGTTTATCCCGTGAGCGCGGTCCTGGCCGACGACGCTGTGATGAACGTGATCAAACCCGGTCAGCATGGCAGTACCTTTGGTGGGAATCCCGTCGCTGCTGCGGTGGCGGTAGCCGCGCTGAAGGTGGCGGAGGAAGAAGGCCTGGCCGAGCGCGCCGAGGCCCTGGGGCAGCAGTTCCGTGCCCGCCTGGACGAATATGTGCAGAGCAGCCACATCGCCAAGTTGGTGCGTGGTAAGGGGCTGCTGAACGCTGTCGTGATCAACGATCACGAGGACAGTGACACCGCTTGGAACATCTGCCTGAAGATGGCCGAGCGCGGCCTGCTGGCCAAGCCCACCCACGGCAACATCATCCGCTTTGCGCCGCCACTGGTCATCAGCGAACAAGACCTGATGCGCGGTGTAGACATCATCATCCAGACCCTGAAGGATTTTGAGGGTCAGGGAGACAGCAATGACGTCCCGATGCAGGAGATCAACCACCCTGAACACGTCGAGCAGATTTAA
- a CDS encoding carbohydrate kinase family protein encodes MKFFVIGDVNVDHIYHLEQLPAPGREVHPLRAVMQPGGSGGTMAVTLARLGHDVTLAASVGDDPFAEYALSEVRSSGVSETAIQTEADESTSTITVMQTADGQRTMISSGGANRCLNPSRLKKKDVETSDALIISAYSLVEGSQREYALKAMEYAKKAKKPVPLFIDLGTGAVNKAGRGLIDDVTQADYLTLNQHEILALTGTSSISAALANLADEGLHQVAVKVGAMGCIVWTPGETELVDAVLPADEEALDSTGAGDTFTAVFAHAVMTGQPLKAAARMANAAGGLAATRVGAQDRHITLEDLAPYTA; translated from the coding sequence GTGAAATTTTTTGTGATTGGCGACGTGAACGTTGACCATATTTATCATCTGGAACAGTTGCCGGCGCCTGGCCGCGAAGTTCACCCATTGCGGGCCGTGATGCAGCCGGGTGGATCAGGCGGCACCATGGCGGTCACGCTCGCCCGACTGGGCCATGACGTGACCCTGGCCGCCAGCGTGGGGGATGATCCTTTTGCCGAGTACGCTCTGAGCGAAGTGCGCAGCAGCGGTGTCTCGGAAACGGCCATTCAGACCGAAGCGGACGAGTCTACCAGCACCATCACCGTGATGCAGACCGCCGACGGCCAGCGCACCATGATCAGCTCAGGCGGGGCCAACCGCTGCCTCAATCCGAGCCGGCTGAAGAAGAAAGATGTCGAGACGTCGGACGCCCTGATCATCAGCGCCTACAGTCTGGTGGAGGGGTCGCAGCGTGAATATGCCCTCAAGGCCATGGAGTACGCCAAGAAGGCCAAAAAGCCGGTGCCGCTGTTTATTGACCTGGGCACTGGGGCGGTGAACAAGGCGGGGCGGGGCCTGATCGACGATGTGACCCAGGCCGATTACCTGACCCTCAATCAGCATGAGATTCTGGCCCTCACGGGGACTTCTTCGATCAGTGCGGCGCTGGCGAACCTGGCTGACGAAGGGTTGCATCAGGTGGCCGTCAAGGTGGGGGCGATGGGCTGTATCGTCTGGACCCCCGGCGAAACCGAGCTGGTAGATGCCGTATTGCCTGCCGATGAAGAAGCGCTCGATAGCACCGGGGCAGGGGACACTTTTACTGCTGTGTTCGCCCACGCCGTCATGACCGGGCAGCCTCTCAAGGCCGCCGCCCGCATGGCCAACGCCGCCGGAGGGCTGGCTGCTACCCGCGTGGGAGCGCAGGACCGTCATATCACCCTGGAGGATTTGGCGCCCTATACCGCCTAA
- a CDS encoding SDR family oxidoreductase, whose product MEKVLVTGSTGVLGRQLLAALQDGGREAVGFSRTPQRGSLAGDLLTGRGVQEALSSVHTVIHAATNPKRALDDLQMGQNLLNACQRSGVQHFIYVSIAGVNYSGGYDYYRSKFAVERLVERGSIPYTIQRATPFHEFAALLLRMLRFGPLQFVPQGVNLQPVEAAAVAAEVAHIACGDAQGHPPDLAGPEIMSLEECARLAGYRPVVLPIPHPAFRAMRQGALMADRPKVIGGSWESWLAANVGQPDPHNFR is encoded by the coding sequence ATGGAAAAAGTTCTGGTTACGGGCAGTACAGGTGTTCTGGGACGCCAGCTTCTCGCGGCGTTGCAGGATGGGGGAAGAGAGGCCGTAGGGTTTAGCCGTACACCCCAGCGCGGTAGCTTGGCTGGCGATTTGCTTACGGGGAGAGGGGTACAAGAGGCGTTATCCAGCGTGCATACTGTGATTCACGCAGCGACCAACCCAAAGAGGGCCTTAGATGACTTGCAAATGGGCCAGAATCTTTTAAATGCGTGTCAGCGCAGTGGAGTGCAGCATTTTATATATGTCAGCATCGCAGGAGTAAACTATTCAGGCGGATATGATTACTACCGTAGTAAGTTTGCGGTAGAGAGACTTGTGGAACGGGGCAGCATCCCCTATACCATCCAACGGGCCACCCCATTCCATGAGTTTGCTGCGCTTCTGCTCAGAATGTTGCGTTTTGGTCCCCTGCAATTTGTGCCGCAGGGAGTCAACTTGCAACCTGTAGAGGCCGCAGCAGTGGCAGCGGAAGTGGCCCATATCGCGTGCGGTGATGCACAGGGCCATCCTCCCGACCTTGCCGGGCCAGAGATTATGAGTCTGGAAGAATGTGCGCGGTTAGCAGGTTATAGGCCTGTAGTACTACCTATTCCACATCCAGCATTCCGCGCCATGAGGCAGGGGGCGCTCATGGCAGACAGGCCAAAAGTCATCGGTGGTAGTTGGGAATCCTGGTTGGCTGCAAATGTTGGCCAACCCGACCCCCATAACTTCCGTTAG
- a CDS encoding DEAD/DEAH box helicase — MNFNELIAPALAARLAERGITEASPIQAESLPHTLAGRDLIGRARTGTGKTLAFALPIIQSLEPSRERSRLPRAIVVAPTRELARQVAAEFEQTGRELNVLTVYGGAAYGPQENALRRGTDVIVGTPGRLMDHMDRGNLDLSAVQFAVLDEADEMLSVGFAEAIETILKTTPKERQTLLFSATLTPEIRRLSSRYLNDPLVVDMVGEGKSQAAQTVEHLKVRVGRSRTRVLADLLTVYNPEKAIVFTRTKRETDELALELIHRGFEAEALHGDLAQSQRERALGSFRAGRTSILVATDVAARGLDIPEVDLVVQYHLPQDPESYVHRSGRTGRAGRNGTAIIMYGDRENRDINGLERVTGVRFTERPVPTPREVQEASARASAQMLRRVDGDAAAMFMDQAEALLDEMGAEALARALAKISGVTEPQAPASLLSGEEGLTTLILHGERMSIARTVALIARHTDVDSRKLGKVRQWRGGAVADVPTQYVDALIKASPLDGEIGVEVAQELPELFEQPTRESRDGGRGGRRFDNEGDFRSGRGGNRGGGRSSSFGDRGGRGGGRGGRGGGRFEGRERGGTDRFGNDRGGRGGRSGGRDFSDREFKG, encoded by the coding sequence ATGAACTTTAACGAACTGATCGCGCCCGCACTCGCGGCGCGCCTGGCCGAACGCGGCATTACCGAAGCCTCCCCTATTCAGGCCGAGAGCCTGCCCCATACCCTGGCTGGCCGTGACTTGATCGGCCGTGCCCGCACCGGGACCGGCAAAACCCTGGCCTTTGCCCTGCCTATCATTCAGAGCCTGGAGCCCAGCCGCGAGCGCTCCAGGCTGCCCCGCGCCATCGTGGTGGCCCCTACCCGCGAACTGGCCCGTCAGGTCGCTGCCGAATTCGAACAGACCGGACGCGAATTGAACGTGCTGACCGTGTACGGCGGCGCCGCTTACGGTCCTCAGGAAAACGCGCTGCGCCGCGGCACCGACGTCATCGTCGGCACCCCTGGACGCCTGATGGACCACATGGACCGGGGCAACCTGGACCTGAGCGCCGTACAGTTCGCGGTGCTGGACGAAGCCGACGAGATGCTAAGCGTGGGCTTTGCCGAGGCGATCGAGACCATCCTCAAGACCACCCCTAAAGAGCGTCAGACGCTGCTGTTCAGCGCGACGCTGACCCCCGAAATCCGCCGTCTGTCCAGCCGGTACCTCAACGACCCCTTGGTCGTGGACATGGTGGGCGAAGGCAAGAGCCAGGCCGCCCAGACCGTCGAGCACCTCAAGGTGCGCGTGGGCCGCAGCCGCACCCGGGTGCTGGCCGATCTGCTGACCGTTTACAACCCCGAGAAGGCGATTGTCTTTACCCGTACCAAGCGCGAGACCGACGAACTGGCCCTAGAACTGATCCACCGCGGCTTTGAGGCCGAGGCGCTGCACGGCGACCTGGCCCAGAGCCAGCGTGAACGTGCCCTGGGCTCCTTCCGCGCTGGACGCACCTCCATCCTGGTCGCCACCGACGTGGCCGCGCGTGGTCTGGACATCCCCGAAGTCGACCTGGTGGTGCAGTACCACCTGCCCCAGGACCCCGAAAGCTACGTCCACCGCTCGGGACGTACCGGCCGCGCCGGACGCAACGGAACCGCCATCATCATGTACGGCGACCGTGAGAACCGGGACATCAACGGCCTGGAACGCGTCACTGGTGTGCGCTTTACCGAGCGCCCCGTTCCGACTCCCCGCGAAGTACAGGAAGCTAGCGCCCGTGCCAGCGCCCAGATGCTGCGCCGGGTAGACGGTGATGCTGCGGCCATGTTCATGGACCAGGCCGAAGCTCTGCTGGACGAAATGGGTGCCGAAGCTCTGGCCCGCGCCCTGGCCAAGATCAGCGGCGTGACCGAGCCGCAAGCCCCCGCCAGCCTGCTGAGCGGTGAGGAAGGTCTGACCACCCTGATCCTGCACGGTGAGCGCATGAGCATCGCCCGTACGGTGGCCCTGATCGCCCGTCACACCGACGTGGACAGCCGTAAGCTGGGCAAGGTCCGTCAGTGGCGCGGTGGAGCCGTAGCCGACGTACCTACCCAGTATGTGGACGCCCTGATCAAAGCCAGCCCGCTGGACGGCGAAATCGGCGTAGAAGTCGCCCAGGAGTTGCCTGAATTGTTCGAGCAGCCCACCCGCGAAAGCCGTGACGGCGGACGTGGCGGACGCCGCTTCGACAACGAAGGTGATTTCCGCAGTGGGCGCGGTGGCAACCGGGGCGGCGGACGTTCCTCCTCCTTCGGTGACCGTGGTGGACGCGGCGGGGGCCGGGGCGGACGCGGCGGTGGACGCTTTGAAGGCCGTGAACGCGGCGGTACCGACCGTTTCGGCAATGACCGTGGTGGACGCGGTGGCCGCAGTGGTGGCCGCGACTTCAGCGACCGCGAATTCAAGGGCTGA